The DNA sequence CGAGATCTTCAAGGAGTACACGAAGTCCGTCGACGACCAGGCCGAGAAGCTGCTGACGCTGCGCGGGCTGTTCGACTTCAAGTACGGCAAGCGCGCGCCGGTGCCGATCGAGGAGGTCGAACCGGTCTCGGAGATCGTCAAGCGGTTCGCCACCGGCGCCATCTCCTACGGCTCGATCTCGATGGAGATGCACCAGACCCTCGCCGTCGCGATGAACCGCCTCGGCGGCAAGTCGAACACCGGTGAGGGCGGCGAGGACGCCGAGCGGCTCTACGACCCGGAACGGCGCAGTGCTGTCAAGCAGGTCGCGTCCGGCCGGTTCGGCGTCACGAGCGAATACCTCGTCAACGCCGACGACATCCAGATCAAGATGGCGCAGGGCGCGAAGCCCGGCGAAGGCGGGCAGCTGCCCGGCGCGAAGGTGTACCCGTGGATCGCGAAGACGCGGTTCTCGACGCCGGGCGTCGGCCTGATCTCACCGCCGCCGCACCACGACATCTACTCGATCGAGGACCTGGCGCAGCTGATCCACGACCTCAAGAACGCCAACCCGAACGCGCGCATCCACGTGAAGCTCGTGTCCGAGGTCGGCGTCGGCACGGTCGCGGCGGGCGTGTCCAAGGCGCACGCGGACGTCGTGCTCATCTCGGGCCACGACGGCGGGACGGGCGCGTCGCCGCTGTCGTCCATCAAGCACGCCGGTGGCCCGTGGGAGCTCGGCCTGGCCGAGACGCAGCAGACGCTGCTGGCCAACCGGCTGCGCGACCGGATCGTGGTGCAGACCGACGGCCAGCTCAAGACCGGCCGCGACGTCATCGTCGCGGCGCTGCTCGGTGCCGAGGAGTTCGGCTTCGCGACCGCGCCGCTGGTGGTGTCGGGCTGCATCATGATGCGCGTCTGCCACCTCGACACCTGTCCCGTCGGGGTCGCGACGCAGAACCCGAAGCTGCGCGAGAAGTTCAGCGGCAAGGCCGAATACGTCGTCAACTTCTTCGAGTTCATCGCCCAGGAAGTGCGCGAGTACCTGGCGGAGCTCGGTTTCCGGTCGATCGCCGAGGCGGTCGGGCACGCCGAGTTCCTCGACAAGCGCAAGGCGATCGAGCACTGGAAGGCCGCCGGGCTGGACCTGTCGCCGATCTTCCACGTGCCCGACACGGCCCCGGCCGGGCTGCGGCTGCAGCAGACGCTGCAGGACCACGGCTTGGAGAAGGCGCTCGACAACACGCTGATCCAGCTCGCCGAGGGCGCGTTGAACTCCGGCGACAAGGTGCGGCTGGAACTGCCCGTCCGCAACGTGAACCGGACCGTCGGCACCATGCTCGGCTCGGAGCTGACCAAGCGGTGGGGCGGCGAAGGCCTGCCCGACGACACCATCGACGTCACCTTCACCGGCACCGCGGGCCAGTCGTTCGGCGCGTTCGTGCCCAAGGGCATCACGCTGCGGCTCTACGGCGACGGCAACGACTACGTCGGCAAGGGCCTCTCCGGCGGCCGGCTGATCGTGCGCCCGCCGAAGGAGGCGCGGATCGCCGCCGAGGACCACATCATCGCCGGCAACGTCATCGCCTACGGCGCCACGAGCGGCGAGATCTTCATCCGCGGCAAGGTCGGCGAGCGGTTCTGCGTGCGCAACTCGGGCGCGCTGGCCGTCGTCGAGGGTGTCGGCGACCACGGCGGCGAGTACATGACCGGCGGCCGGATGGTCGTGCTCGGCCCGATCGGGCGGAACTTCGCGGCCGGCATGTCCGGTGGCATCGCCTACGTGCTCGACCTGCCCGCGCACCGCGTCAACCCGGAGATGGTCGACCTCGACCCGCTCGACTCCGAGGACGCGGACTTCCTGCGCGAGACGCTGGAAAAGCACTACGACGAAACGGAATCCGCCGTGGCGCGGGAACTGCTGGCCGACTGGGACGCGGGCGTCGACCGCTTCGGGAAGGTCATGCCGAAGGACTACAAGCGCGTGCTCGCCGCCCAGGTGCAGGCCGAGCGCGACGGGCGCGACGTGAACGAGGCGATCATGGAGGCCGCACATGGCTGACCCCAAGGGCTTTCTGACCACCACGCGGGAAGAACCGAAGCGCCGTCCCGTCGACCTCCGGCTGCTGGACTGGCGAGAGGTCTACGAGGACTTCGCCACGACGAAGCTGGAGAAGCAGGCCGGCCGCTGCATGGACTGCGGCATCCCGTTCTGCCACCAGGGCTGCCCGCTCGGGAACCTCATCCCCGAGTGGAACACGCTGGTGTGGCGGGACGACTGGCGCCAGGCCATCGACCGGCTGCACGCGACGAACAACTTCCCGGAGTTCACCGGCACGCTGTGCCCGGCACCCTGCGAAACCGCTTGCGTGCTCGGGATCAACGACGACCCGGTGACGATCAAGCGCGTCGAGATCTCCATCGTCGACCGCGCCTTCGCGGAGGGCTGGATCACGCCCGAGGTCCCGGCGGTGCGCACGGGCAAGAAGGTCGCGGTCGTGGGCTCCGGCCCGTCGGGACTCGCCGCGGCGCAGCAGCTGACGCGCGCGGGCCACAGCGTCGTGGTCTACGAGCGGGCCGACAAGATCGGCGGGCTGCTGCGCTACGGCATCCCCGAGTTCAAGATGGAGAAGTCCCGCCTCGACCGCCGGCTCGCGCAGATGGAAGCCGAAGGCACGGAGTTCCGGGCGTCGGTCAACGTCGGCGCCGACCTGCCGATCGCCGACCTGCTGGCCCACGACGCCGTGGTGCTGGCCGGCGGCGCGACCGACTGGCGCGACCTGCCGATCTCCGGCCGCGAGCTCGACGGCATCCACCAGGCCATGGAGTTCCTGCCGCCGGCCAACCGGGTCGCCTCGGGCGAGCTGGAGAAGTCGCCGTTCGACGCTTCGGGCCTGGACGTGGTCGTGATCGGCGGCGGCGACACCGGCGCGGACTGCGTCGGGACGTCGCACCGCCAGGGCGCGCGTTCGGTGACGCAGCTGGAGATCATGCCCAAGCCGCCGGAGTCCCGGTCGGACGCCCACCCGTGGCCGACGTACCCGATGATCTACCGGGTGTCCTCGGCGCACGAAGAGGGCGGCGAGCGGCTGTACGCGGTGAACACGCAGGAGTTCCTGGGCGACGAGTCCGGCCGCGTCCGGGCGCTGAAGCTGGTCGAGGTGCGCAACGAAGGCGGCAAGTTCGTCCCCGTCGAGGGGTCGGAGCGCGAGCTGCCCGCGCAGCTCGTCCTGCTGGCCATGGGTTTCCTCGGCCCGCAGAAGCAGGGGCTGCTCGAAGACCTCGGCGTCGAGCTGGACGGGCGCGGCAACGTGGTCCGCGACAAGGCGTTCAAGACGAGCCTCGACAACGTGTTCGTGGCCGGCGACATGGGCCGCGGCCAGTCCCTGATCGTGTGGGCGATCGCGGAGGGCCGCAGTGCCGCGGCCGGCGTCGACGCCTTCCTGACCGGGCGGGACTTCCTGCCCGCCCCGATCGCGCCGACGGACCGGCCGATCGCGTAGAACCCGGCGCCGGCGGAGGTGTCACTGTCGCCACCTCCGCCGGCGCTGTCCCACTCCTCAGCCGAAGTAGTGGCCCTTCTCGACGTCTTCGAGGAGGCCGGGCCGCGTCGGGCGCCAGCTGAGCAGCTCCTGCGTGCGCGCGCTGGCCGACGGCTGGTCGACGGACAGGATCAGGCCCAGGAAACCCAGTTCCCCAGCCGGGACCGGCGTGGGCACCAGGTCCAGCCGGGCGCCGATCACCGCGGCGAGGTCGCGGATCGCCACGCCCTCGTCGCCCACCGCGTGCAGCACCGCACCGGGTCGGGCCTGCTCCAGCGCCAGCCGGAACAGGTGCGCGGCGTCCAGGACGTGCACCGCGGGCCAGCGCTGCGTCCCGTCGCCGACGTAGGCGGAGACGCCCTTCTCGCGGTCCAGGCCGATCAGCCGGGCGATGAAGCCGTGCCGGTCGCCTTCGCCGTGCACCGACCGCGGCAGCCGGACGACGGACGACCGCACGCCGCGCCCGGCCATGGCCACGACCGCGCGGGCGATTCCGGTGCGGCCCGCGACCGGCCCGGCGCCGTCCGGGTCGTCGTCCTCCAGGGACGGGCGGCCGGGCACGACGGGCGTTCCCGACGCGACCACGAAGGGCTTGCCGGCCAGCACCGCACCCATCGCTTCGACCGCGCGCGCGTCGGTCTCGATCGACTCCTCGATCCGGGTGAAGTCGTGCCCGAAGGCCAGGTGGACGACGCCGTCCGCGCTCTCCGCGGCGGTTTTCAGGGTTTCGAGGTCGGTCAGGCCGCCGCGTAGCACGTCGGCGCCCATCGCCTCGACCGCGGCCGCCGAGGCGGCCGACCTGGCCAGCCCGACCACCTCGTGGCCCGCGCCGAGGAGTTCGGGGACCAGCGCCGAGCCGATCCAGCCCGACGCACCGGTGACGAAAACACGCATGACGACCTCCGCACAGTGATGACACTTGGTGCCATCACCCTAGCACCGTGATGACACCGAGTGCCATCGCCTAAGCTGGGCCGCATGAGCCGCTGGGAGCCGAACACGCGCGAGCGGCTGATGCGCGCCGCGGTGGCGGAGTTCCTCGACCGGGGCTACGAGAGCGTCACCGTCGCCGAGATCACCGAGCGGGCCGGCCTGACCAAGCGCACGTTCTTCCGCCACTTCGCCGACAAGCGCGAGGTGCTGTTCGCGGGCCAGGAAATCCTGAGCCGCCTGTTTTCCGACGCGATCGCTTCGGCGCCCGCGGAAGCGACGCCGATCGAGGCGATCGCGGCGGCGCTGACGGCGACCGGCGAGGTCTTCGGCCCGGAGCGGCGCGAGTGGGCGTGCAAGGTCCAGGCGGTGGTCGCGGGCCACAGCGACCTGCGCGAGCGCGAACTGCTCAAGCGCGCGAAACTGCGGGCCGCGATGGCCGAAGCGTTGCGGGAGCGCGGAGTCGGCGAACCGGCGGCGAGCCTGGCGGCGGAGATCGGCGGTCTCGCCTTCACGACGGGCTTCGTGCGATGGGTGGAGCCGTCGAACGAACGCGGTTTCGGCGAGCTTTCCCGGGAGGCTTTGGCCGAACTGGTGGCGGCGACCGCGTCCCTCGGCTGAGGCAACGGCGAGCGGGCCTCAGCTGTCCAGGAGAGCACTTCCCAGCGGCGTCAGCGAGTGCAGCACCGTGTTGCGCTCCCGGTGCGTGATGATCAGCCCCGCGCGTCGCAGCACCGTCGTGTGCTTGCTGACCGCCGACGGCGTGACCCCCAGCCGGGCCGCCAGTTCCGACGTCGAGCAGCCGACCGCCAGGACCGTCAGCGCCGCCGCGCGGGTCGGGCCCAGCAGGTCCGCCAGCGCGCCGCCCGGGGTCTTCCGGGCGGCGCGGTCGACGCCGGCGGTGTGCGCCGCGTGGCGGACGCACGGGTAGAGCAGCCGGGGAACGCCGCCCGGCAACGGCGGCACGAGCGCCGGGCCCACCGAAAAGTACGTCGGGACCAGCAGCAGGCCGGTGCCTTCCGACGGGAGCGTGCCGGGGAGCCCGTCGTCGGTCTCCAGGACCGGGGCCGTCCAGCGGACCTTGGGGCGCAGGCCGGTCAGCAGCGCGTCGACGCCGCCGTGGAGCAGCACCTGCGTGCGCATGCCGAGATCCGCGTCCACCTGCGCGCACAGCACGTCCCAGCCCGGTGCGAGGGCCAGGTCGTGGTACTCCTGCATGGCCTGGACCAACCGGGGCAGGCCGGCGGTGTCGCCGTCGGCGAACGCGGCCGCCCACGGCGGCAGGTCGTGGTCGGCCGGCGCGGTGCGCAGCGCGGCCTTGAGGCTCACGGAGTCGGCCTTCAGCACCGCCGCGAGCCCCGTCTCGAAGTCGTAGCGGCCGGCCGCGGGTACCAGGAACTCCGGGATCGGCGCGTCCGGGCGGCAGAGCCACATCAGCACCGCCGCCGAATCCGGCAGGCCCTGCCAGACCC is a window from the Amycolatopsis sp. cg9 genome containing:
- a CDS encoding glutamate synthase subunit beta produces the protein MADPKGFLTTTREEPKRRPVDLRLLDWREVYEDFATTKLEKQAGRCMDCGIPFCHQGCPLGNLIPEWNTLVWRDDWRQAIDRLHATNNFPEFTGTLCPAPCETACVLGINDDPVTIKRVEISIVDRAFAEGWITPEVPAVRTGKKVAVVGSGPSGLAAAQQLTRAGHSVVVYERADKIGGLLRYGIPEFKMEKSRLDRRLAQMEAEGTEFRASVNVGADLPIADLLAHDAVVLAGGATDWRDLPISGRELDGIHQAMEFLPPANRVASGELEKSPFDASGLDVVVIGGGDTGADCVGTSHRQGARSVTQLEIMPKPPESRSDAHPWPTYPMIYRVSSAHEEGGERLYAVNTQEFLGDESGRVRALKLVEVRNEGGKFVPVEGSERELPAQLVLLAMGFLGPQKQGLLEDLGVELDGRGNVVRDKAFKTSLDNVFVAGDMGRGQSLIVWAIAEGRSAAAGVDAFLTGRDFLPAPIAPTDRPIA
- a CDS encoding SDR family oxidoreductase, giving the protein MRVFVTGASGWIGSALVPELLGAGHEVVGLARSAASAAAVEAMGADVLRGGLTDLETLKTAAESADGVVHLAFGHDFTRIEESIETDARAVEAMGAVLAGKPFVVASGTPVVPGRPSLEDDDPDGAGPVAGRTGIARAVVAMAGRGVRSSVVRLPRSVHGEGDRHGFIARLIGLDREKGVSAYVGDGTQRWPAVHVLDAAHLFRLALEQARPGAVLHAVGDEGVAIRDLAAVIGARLDLVPTPVPAGELGFLGLILSVDQPSASARTQELLSWRPTRPGLLEDVEKGHYFG
- a CDS encoding TetR/AcrR family transcriptional regulator, giving the protein MSRWEPNTRERLMRAAVAEFLDRGYESVTVAEITERAGLTKRTFFRHFADKREVLFAGQEILSRLFSDAIASAPAEATPIEAIAAALTATGEVFGPERREWACKVQAVVAGHSDLRERELLKRAKLRAAMAEALRERGVGEPAASLAAEIGGLAFTTGFVRWVEPSNERGFGELSREALAELVAATASLG
- a CDS encoding ArsR/SmtB family transcription factor, with protein sequence MRIELTLPDLVRVGLAAAADPMGELAASLQVLQRRDGGRNAASAAFNRWRYRVWQGLPDSAAVLMWLCRPDAPIPEFLVPAAGRYDFETGLAAVLKADSVSLKAALRTAPADHDLPPWAAAFADGDTAGLPRLVQAMQEYHDLALAPGWDVLCAQVDADLGMRTQVLLHGGVDALLTGLRPKVRWTAPVLETDDGLPGTLPSEGTGLLLVPTYFSVGPALVPPLPGGVPRLLYPCVRHAAHTAGVDRAARKTPGGALADLLGPTRAAALTVLAVGCSTSELAARLGVTPSAVSKHTTVLRRAGLIITHRERNTVLHSLTPLGSALLDS